In one window of Nocardiopsis aegyptia DNA:
- a CDS encoding MFS transporter, with product MAGVTGAQRIVLAMVCAVAVSTVYAIQPVLEAVGTDLGLPTGALGWLAAAGQIGYFAGLVLLVPLGDLVNRRRLIIAHLVLVAGGTTITALAPNALVATAGLATAGFFAVVVQVAVAYVATVSTPGERGRNIGAVTSGVVIGILGVRVLAGALGDTVGWRAVYVVLALLCLALAVAVRVGLRPDARAARGRYARAVCAMVRLPVTDRLFRTRGLIALFLFASFGTLWSGLALPLGADPWRFGTAEIGLFGLVGLAGALGAARAGRWADRGHAHPISGWSLALLFVSWPLIARTEPTLWPLVVGIVLLDFAVQAVHVSSQHLLTAAHPGRASGVIGAYMACYSLGSALGAVTSAWAYTAWGWWACCLTGAAYALLGLGVWARDRFHAGDVLTTRTADRPGV from the coding sequence GTGGCTGGAGTCACGGGTGCGCAGCGGATCGTCCTGGCCATGGTGTGCGCCGTGGCGGTGTCGACGGTGTACGCGATCCAACCGGTTCTGGAGGCCGTCGGCACCGATCTGGGCCTGCCGACCGGGGCCCTGGGGTGGCTCGCCGCCGCCGGGCAGATCGGCTACTTCGCCGGTCTGGTCCTGCTGGTGCCCCTCGGCGATCTGGTGAACCGGCGGCGGCTCATCATCGCTCACCTGGTGCTCGTCGCCGGTGGAACGACGATCACGGCCCTGGCCCCGAACGCCCTCGTCGCGACGGCGGGACTGGCCACCGCCGGGTTCTTCGCGGTCGTGGTGCAGGTCGCGGTCGCCTATGTCGCCACCGTCTCCACGCCGGGCGAGCGGGGGCGCAACATCGGCGCGGTCACGTCGGGCGTGGTGATCGGCATCCTCGGCGTCCGGGTCCTGGCGGGCGCTCTGGGCGACACCGTCGGCTGGCGCGCGGTCTACGTCGTCCTCGCGCTGCTCTGCCTCGCCCTCGCCGTGGCCGTGCGCGTGGGGCTCCGCCCGGATGCCAGGGCCGCCCGCGGGCGGTACGCACGGGCGGTCTGCGCGATGGTCCGGCTGCCCGTCACCGACCGGCTGTTCCGTACCCGGGGCCTGATCGCCCTCTTCCTCTTCGCGTCCTTCGGGACCCTGTGGAGCGGTCTCGCGCTCCCGCTCGGTGCCGACCCGTGGCGGTTCGGCACCGCCGAGATCGGCCTCTTCGGCCTGGTCGGCCTGGCCGGCGCCCTCGGGGCGGCCCGCGCGGGGCGCTGGGCCGACCGCGGGCACGCCCACCCGATCAGCGGGTGGTCGCTCGCGCTCCTGTTCGTGTCCTGGCCGCTCATCGCCCGGACCGAGCCGACCCTGTGGCCGCTCGTCGTCGGCATCGTCCTGCTCGACTTCGCCGTCCAGGCCGTCCACGTCAGTAGCCAGCACCTGCTGACGGCGGCGCACCCCGGACGCGCCAGCGGCGTGATCGGCGCCTACATGGCCTGCTACTCCCTGGGGTCCGCCCTCGGGGCCGTGACCTCCGCCTGGGCGTACACCGCCTGGGGGTGGTGGGCCTGCTGCCTGACCGGCGCCGCGTACGCCCTGCTCGGACTCGGGGTGTGGGCCCGCGACCGGTTCCACGCGGGTGACGTCCTCACCACCCGTACGGCGGACCGTCCCGGTGTGTGA
- a CDS encoding acetolactate synthase large subunit encodes MAARPAAARPAAARSAAARTEPESTGAEAIVRSLDMLGVTDVFGIPGGAILPTYDALMDSPRIRHVLVRHEQGAGHAAEGYAAATGRVGVAMATSGPGATNLVTAIMDARFDSVPLLAITGQVSSEALGTDAFQEADIVGITVPITKHSYLVTEASEIPGVLAEAHRLALDGRPGPVLVDITKDAQQGTAPFVWPPEGHDAPAASTAKVSRSQIRRAADEIARADRPVLYVGGGAVRAGAAAELRELADLVGAPVVTTLMARGILPDSHPLNLGMPGMHGTVPAVLAMQRSDLLVAIGARFDERVTGDRAQFAPDARVVHIDIDAAEISKLRHAHVPIVADARTALPELTRALRSRDARADLGAWWSFLDGLRQEYPLGFSPTSDGRIAPQHVIQRIGRLTGPEAIYTAGVGQHQMWAAQFIGFERPQAWLNSGGAGTMGYSIPAAMGAKVAVPDRVVWAIDGDGSFQMTNQELATCAMNDIPIKVAVINNSSLGMIRQWQNLFYGRRYSNSDLGTGQDTVRIPDVVRLAEAYGCAALRVEDESEVDEAIGTALAINDRPVVIDFVVSADAMVWPMVPQGVGNDRIRYARDHEAAFGDGV; translated from the coding sequence GTGGCGGCCCGACCGGCGGCGGCCCGACCGGCGGCGGCCCGATCCGCGGCGGCCCGGACCGAACCCGAGTCGACCGGTGCCGAGGCGATCGTGCGCTCACTCGACATGCTCGGGGTGACGGACGTCTTCGGCATTCCGGGTGGCGCGATCCTTCCGACCTACGACGCGCTCATGGACTCGCCCCGTATCCGGCACGTCCTGGTCCGCCACGAACAGGGCGCCGGACACGCCGCCGAGGGCTACGCCGCCGCCACCGGCAGGGTCGGCGTGGCGATGGCCACGAGCGGTCCGGGCGCCACGAACCTGGTCACCGCCATCATGGACGCCCGCTTCGACTCGGTCCCCCTGCTGGCGATCACCGGACAGGTGTCGTCCGAGGCGCTGGGAACGGACGCCTTCCAGGAAGCCGACATCGTGGGCATCACGGTGCCCATCACCAAGCACTCCTACCTCGTCACGGAGGCGTCGGAGATCCCCGGCGTCCTCGCCGAGGCCCATCGGCTCGCCCTGGACGGCCGGCCGGGACCGGTGCTCGTGGACATCACGAAGGACGCCCAACAGGGCACGGCCCCCTTCGTGTGGCCGCCGGAGGGGCACGACGCGCCCGCCGCCTCCACGGCCAAGGTGAGCCGGTCGCAGATCCGTCGGGCCGCCGACGAGATCGCACGCGCCGACCGGCCGGTGCTCTACGTGGGCGGCGGAGCGGTGCGGGCCGGAGCGGCGGCCGAACTGCGCGAACTCGCCGACCTGGTCGGAGCACCGGTCGTCACGACACTCATGGCCCGTGGAATCCTGCCGGACTCGCACCCGCTCAACCTCGGAATGCCGGGCATGCACGGAACCGTGCCCGCGGTGCTCGCCATGCAGCGGTCGGACCTCCTCGTGGCGATCGGGGCGCGGTTCGACGAGCGTGTCACCGGGGACCGGGCGCAGTTCGCACCGGACGCGCGCGTCGTGCACATCGATATCGACGCAGCGGAGATCTCCAAGCTCCGGCACGCGCACGTGCCGATCGTGGCCGACGCGCGCACAGCACTCCCCGAGCTGACCCGAGCCCTGCGCTCGCGTGACGCGCGAGCGGACCTCGGTGCGTGGTGGTCGTTCCTCGACGGGCTGCGTCAGGAGTATCCGTTGGGGTTCTCGCCGACGAGCGACGGACGCATCGCGCCTCAGCACGTGATCCAACGGATCGGCCGACTGACCGGTCCGGAGGCGATCTACACGGCCGGTGTCGGGCAGCACCAGATGTGGGCGGCCCAGTTCATCGGCTTCGAGCGCCCGCAGGCCTGGCTCAACTCCGGTGGGGCGGGCACGATGGGCTACTCGATCCCCGCGGCCATGGGCGCGAAGGTCGCCGTGCCCGACCGGGTCGTGTGGGCGATCGACGGGGACGGTTCGTTCCAGATGACGAACCAGGAACTGGCGACGTGCGCCATGAACGACATCCCGATCAAGGTCGCCGTCATCAACAATTCGTCGTTGGGGATGATCCGCCAGTGGCAGAACCTGTTCTACGGCCGGCGCTACTCGAACAGCGACCTGGGCACCGGGCAGGACACGGTCCGCATTCCCGACGTCGTCCGCCTGGCCGAGGCGTACGGGTGCGCGGCCCTGCGGGTGGAGGACGAATCCGAGGTCGACGAGGCGATCGGGACGGCACTCGCGATCAATGACCGGCCGGTCGTGATCGACTTCGTCGTCAGCGCCGACGCGATGGTGTGGCCGATGGTGCCGCAGGGCGTGGGCAACGACCGGATCCGGTACGCACGCGACCACGAGGCGGCGTTCGGCGACGGCGTGTGA
- a CDS encoding CPBP family intramembrane glutamic endopeptidase: MPTDHSAAPRPPAPTADTAPVRPGWPEIAVGLLALTATVAALVFLGPLGPLDLDPVAYGLVVAAWSGVAGLVGFAAAAALRVRSLSAFGVRRTTWRWMLAGAGWGVVALVVKAAVVFAITELTGFDSDPQAVYYDAAGGGVPALILTVLFLAVLTPIGEEFLFRGVITNALLRYGPLVGVLGGSAVFALFHGINIILPAAFVVSIIAAEVMRRSGSVWPAVAVHSVNNLALPLLVLFTGFSGPA; this comes from the coding sequence ATGCCGACAGACCACTCCGCCGCCCCGCGCCCCCCGGCGCCGACCGCTGACACGGCCCCGGTGCGGCCGGGCTGGCCCGAGATCGCGGTCGGCCTGCTCGCCCTGACGGCCACCGTGGCCGCGCTGGTGTTCCTCGGCCCGCTCGGCCCCCTGGACCTGGACCCGGTGGCCTACGGGCTCGTCGTCGCCGCCTGGTCCGGCGTCGCCGGACTCGTCGGCTTCGCCGCGGCCGCGGCGCTGCGGGTGCGCTCGCTCAGTGCCTTCGGCGTCCGCCGCACCACGTGGCGGTGGATGCTCGCCGGCGCGGGGTGGGGCGTGGTCGCGCTCGTGGTCAAGGCCGCGGTGGTGTTCGCCATCACCGAGCTGACCGGTTTCGACAGCGACCCCCAGGCCGTGTACTACGACGCGGCGGGCGGCGGCGTGCCGGCTCTGATCCTGACCGTGCTGTTCCTGGCCGTCCTGACCCCGATCGGGGAGGAATTCCTCTTCCGCGGTGTCATCACGAACGCCCTGCTCCGCTACGGGCCACTGGTCGGAGTCCTCGGCGGCTCGGCGGTGTTCGCCCTCTTCCACGGAATCAACATCATCCTGCCCGCGGCGTTCGTCGTGAGCATCATCGCCGCCGAGGTGATGCGGCGGAGCGGGTCGGTCTGGCCCGCGGTGGCCGTCCACTCCGTCAACAACCTCGCCCTTCCGCTGCTGGTGCTCTTCACGGGGTTCAGCGGCCCGGCCTGA
- a CDS encoding sensor histidine kinase encodes MTSEFAGAAPEQLRTVSRSIVTGSLSAVGALLVANDTETWQKGAVLALGLLAALVAFSHRAPGRAFRVLLPCLGVTAGVWAFGVLWADTPSAAFGVAVVGMLAVFALPRHRNTIAVGLVVLIAAGPAARSATGDGDLLDVLVRFLTYGCVAAAAVVLTALDRLVGDLVAQLEASREREAELAVARERVRFAGDLHDIQGHTLHVVKLKAALARRLVRADADRAEAELREIHALVGDTITQTRELAYAQRRLNLSAELENAKNLFEAAGIDVRVHREAEVDTRAGELLGQVLRETTTNILRHAQAERVRITLAETGISIVNDGAAATASPDLAGLAALRSRVEGAGGELTVEQRDGRFVTAAAFPRRTPRPAEQQ; translated from the coding sequence ATGACGTCCGAGTTCGCCGGGGCGGCGCCGGAACAGCTGCGCACCGTGAGTCGCAGCATCGTGACCGGGTCGCTCTCCGCCGTCGGGGCCCTGCTGGTGGCGAACGACACCGAGACCTGGCAGAAGGGCGCCGTCCTGGCCCTGGGCCTGTTGGCGGCCCTGGTGGCCTTCTCGCACCGGGCTCCGGGCCGCGCGTTCCGCGTCCTGCTCCCGTGCCTGGGCGTCACCGCGGGAGTGTGGGCCTTCGGAGTGCTGTGGGCCGACACACCGTCGGCGGCCTTCGGCGTGGCAGTGGTCGGCATGCTCGCCGTCTTCGCGCTGCCGCGCCACCGCAATACGATCGCCGTGGGGCTGGTCGTGCTCATCGCGGCGGGCCCGGCGGCGAGGTCGGCGACCGGGGACGGCGACCTCCTCGACGTGCTGGTCCGGTTCCTCACCTACGGGTGCGTGGCCGCGGCCGCCGTGGTCCTGACCGCCCTCGACCGCCTCGTCGGCGACCTCGTCGCGCAGCTGGAGGCGTCGCGCGAACGCGAGGCGGAGCTGGCCGTCGCCCGGGAGCGCGTGCGGTTCGCCGGTGACCTGCACGACATCCAGGGCCACACACTGCACGTGGTGAAGCTCAAGGCCGCGCTGGCCCGCCGACTGGTGCGCGCGGACGCCGACCGGGCCGAGGCCGAGCTCCGGGAGATCCATGCCCTGGTCGGCGACACCATCACCCAGACCCGGGAGCTCGCCTACGCGCAGCGGCGCCTCAACCTCTCCGCGGAGCTGGAGAACGCCAAGAACCTCTTCGAGGCCGCGGGCATCGACGTGCGCGTCCACCGCGAGGCCGAGGTCGACACCCGCGCGGGCGAGCTGCTCGGCCAGGTCCTGCGGGAGACCACGACCAACATCCTGCGGCACGCCCAGGCGGAGCGGGTCCGGATCACCCTCGCGGAGACGGGCATCAGCATCGTGAACGACGGCGCGGCGGCGACCGCCTCGCCGGACCTGGCTGGGCTCGCCGCGCTCAGATCGCGGGTGGAGGGCGCGGGCGGTGAGCTGACGGTGGAGCAGCGCGACGGCCGCTTCGTGACCGCCGCGGCGTTCCCGCGCCGCACTCCCCGACCGGCCGAGCAGCAGTAG
- a CDS encoding response regulator transcription factor, whose product MTTVVLADDEALLRKAMAALLPLEGDVTVLAEAEDGESAVEATLRHRPDVLVIDLEMPGLDGLGAVTRIRDALPEQVILMLTRHARPGVLRRALKLGVQGFVSKAAEPAHIATVISTLREGRRWVDPDVSALAVIDDNPLTDREVDVLRATGDGYSAADIAVRLHLAEGTVRNYLSNAMQKTQTRTRHEAARYAREHDWL is encoded by the coding sequence ATGACCACCGTGGTGCTCGCCGACGACGAGGCCCTGCTCCGCAAGGCGATGGCGGCCCTGCTGCCGCTCGAAGGGGACGTCACCGTCCTGGCCGAGGCCGAGGACGGAGAGTCGGCCGTGGAGGCCACGCTCCGACACCGGCCCGACGTGCTCGTCATCGACCTGGAGATGCCCGGCCTGGACGGACTCGGCGCCGTCACGCGGATCCGCGACGCCCTGCCGGAACAGGTGATCCTCATGCTGACCCGGCACGCGAGGCCGGGTGTGCTGCGCCGGGCGCTCAAGCTCGGTGTGCAGGGCTTCGTCAGCAAGGCCGCGGAACCGGCGCACATCGCGACGGTCATCTCCACCCTGCGCGAGGGCCGGCGGTGGGTGGACCCCGATGTGTCCGCGCTCGCGGTCATCGACGACAATCCGCTCACCGACCGGGAGGTGGACGTGCTGCGGGCGACGGGGGATGGCTACTCGGCCGCCGACATCGCCGTGCGCCTCCACCTGGCGGAGGGGACGGTGCGCAACTACCTCTCGAACGCGATGCAGAAGACCCAGACCAGGACCCGGCACGAGGCGGCGCGGTACGCACGGGAACACGACTGGCTGTAG
- a CDS encoding TetR/AcrR family transcriptional regulator codes for MPPTARTPRGRWIDAGLDALSRGGPEAVRVEALAAALGVTKGGFYGYFDGRAALLTEMLDAWEARSTNDVLARVESEGGDPADRFRRVGELTFFDELHRIDIAVREWARQDPEVAARLRRVDNVRMEFLRTTFQSFVDDPDEVEARCTLAFALAIGRHFIAADHPGRTQREALSLAGDFLLRPPA; via the coding sequence GTGCCTCCGACCGCCCGTACCCCACGCGGCCGCTGGATCGACGCAGGTCTGGACGCCCTGTCCAGGGGCGGCCCCGAGGCCGTGCGCGTCGAGGCGCTGGCCGCCGCCCTCGGCGTCACCAAGGGCGGCTTCTACGGCTACTTCGACGGCCGCGCGGCGCTGCTGACGGAGATGCTCGACGCCTGGGAGGCCCGCAGTACGAACGACGTCCTCGCACGGGTGGAATCCGAGGGAGGGGATCCGGCCGACAGGTTCCGGCGCGTCGGCGAGCTGACGTTCTTCGACGAGCTGCACCGGATCGACATCGCCGTCCGCGAGTGGGCACGCCAGGACCCCGAGGTCGCGGCGCGGCTCCGGCGCGTGGACAACGTCCGGATGGAGTTCCTCCGGACGACGTTCCAGTCGTTCGTCGACGACCCCGACGAGGTCGAGGCACGGTGCACACTGGCCTTCGCGCTCGCGATCGGCCGCCACTTCATCGCCGCGGACCACCCCGGGCGGACCCAGCGCGAGGCCCTGTCACTGGCGGGGGACTTCCTCCTGCGCCCGCCGGCCTGA
- a CDS encoding DUF2867 domain-containing protein has translation MARLAKTTHSEHPWIIRRLAPDFEVEDVWAFRTPGAGPDDFPAMLRAMRTYGGIPRQTRPVTFLFAVRWKLGALLGWDGPATGTGARVTSLRDRLPDDLHDAYPGYDSDEMPLKAVYETDTEAVRELANKTVHTLMHLGWARGANGDHELRMTVLVKPNGWFGRLYMAAIAPFRHLVVYPALTRQWERAWLHRDDSPTEQGGANR, from the coding sequence ATGGCACGCCTCGCGAAGACCACCCACTCCGAGCACCCCTGGATCATCCGCCGGCTGGCCCCCGACTTCGAGGTCGAGGACGTGTGGGCCTTCCGCACCCCCGGAGCCGGGCCCGACGACTTCCCCGCGATGCTGAGAGCGATGCGGACCTACGGCGGGATCCCGCGGCAGACGAGGCCGGTCACGTTCCTGTTCGCCGTCCGGTGGAAGCTCGGCGCGCTCCTGGGCTGGGACGGCCCCGCGACGGGCACCGGCGCGCGCGTCACCTCCCTCCGCGACCGCCTGCCCGACGACCTGCACGACGCGTATCCGGGCTACGACAGCGACGAGATGCCGCTCAAGGCGGTCTACGAGACCGACACGGAGGCTGTCCGCGAACTCGCGAACAAGACCGTGCACACCCTCATGCACCTCGGATGGGCCCGGGGCGCGAACGGCGACCACGAGCTGCGGATGACCGTTCTCGTCAAGCCCAACGGCTGGTTCGGGCGGCTGTACATGGCCGCCATCGCACCCTTTCGCCACCTCGTCGTCTACCCGGCGCTGACCCGGCAGTGGGAGCGGGCCTGGCTCCACCGCGACGACTCGCCCACGGAACAGGGCGGAGCGAACCGATGA
- a CDS encoding DUF6463 family protein, which translates to MTNTGKRLLRWASGIMIVLGTGHLSLLAVYSWTDVAGWADRGVWAAVPLDLAGVEVTPAALQNALTFWAGPGSFAVPLILLGCLTWHLAGRGVPVPAWVGWGLAVWCVVGGVLLVPSPYFAGAVAGVLVVLAKRTDDRVRATTAPTTFDR; encoded by the coding sequence ATGACGAACACGGGCAAGCGGCTGCTGCGCTGGGCGAGCGGCATCATGATCGTGCTCGGGACGGGGCACCTGTCGTTGCTGGCCGTCTACTCCTGGACCGACGTCGCGGGTTGGGCGGACCGGGGCGTGTGGGCGGCCGTCCCGCTCGACCTGGCCGGGGTCGAGGTGACCCCTGCGGCCCTCCAGAACGCCCTGACGTTCTGGGCGGGTCCGGGGAGTTTCGCCGTCCCGCTGATCCTGCTGGGCTGTCTGACCTGGCATCTCGCCGGACGCGGGGTGCCCGTGCCCGCGTGGGTGGGCTGGGGCCTCGCGGTGTGGTGCGTCGTCGGCGGCGTCCTGCTCGTACCGTCCCCGTACTTCGCGGGTGCCGTCGCCGGCGTGCTCGTCGTCCTGGCGAAGCGGACGGACGACCGGGTGCGTGCCACGACCGCTCCGACTACGTTCGACCGATGA
- a CDS encoding phosphotransferase produces MSGFATNEDLSDVLREALGPGYRITGVDRLRGGSKKGVYRLGLDGGAASSVVVYRWTSGENFWPATDEDDPADPFSPASGPSLFLSARRALDRLGVRVPRLLWTDTGNGAGDGGHGDGGSRDAGGPGGAIGVAVVEDVPGDTLEAALTTDPRRAAPALADLARSLDLMWRERGPHHDRVELLERGGTSLGESCERLVLDRALRDLAEAAGRDARIAAARDRLADHLRRLVARVAPRAEYSLVHGELGPDHVLIDADGRAVLIDIEGLMYFDAEWEHVFLRLRFPEHYDVLRRPGLDPARLDLYELAMRLSLVAGPLRLLDGDFPDREAMLGIAEHNLGRALALLP; encoded by the coding sequence ATGAGCGGATTCGCGACGAACGAGGACCTGTCGGACGTGCTGCGCGAGGCGCTGGGGCCCGGCTACCGGATCACCGGCGTGGACCGGCTGCGCGGAGGGAGCAAGAAGGGGGTCTACCGGCTCGGCCTCGACGGCGGTGCGGCGTCGAGCGTGGTCGTCTACAGGTGGACGAGCGGGGAGAACTTCTGGCCGGCGACCGATGAGGACGACCCGGCGGACCCGTTCTCACCCGCGTCCGGGCCATCGCTGTTCCTGTCCGCGCGGCGCGCCCTGGACCGGTTGGGCGTGCGGGTCCCCCGGCTGCTGTGGACCGATACCGGGAACGGCGCTGGCGACGGCGGCCACGGGGACGGCGGGAGCCGTGACGCCGGCGGGCCGGGCGGTGCGATCGGGGTGGCCGTGGTCGAGGACGTCCCGGGCGACACCCTCGAAGCCGCTCTGACCACGGACCCCCGGCGGGCGGCGCCCGCCCTGGCGGACCTGGCCCGGTCGCTCGACCTGATGTGGCGTGAGCGGGGGCCGCACCACGACCGGGTCGAACTCCTGGAGCGGGGCGGCACCTCCCTCGGTGAGTCCTGCGAGCGACTGGTCCTGGACCGTGCCCTGCGCGACCTGGCCGAGGCCGCGGGCCGCGACGCCAGGATCGCGGCGGCCCGGGACCGGCTCGCGGACCATCTGCGGCGGCTGGTGGCACGGGTGGCCCCGCGCGCGGAGTACTCGCTGGTCCACGGAGAACTGGGCCCCGACCACGTCCTCATCGACGCCGACGGGCGCGCGGTCCTCATCGACATCGAGGGCCTGATGTACTTCGACGCCGAGTGGGAGCACGTCTTCCTCCGGTTGCGCTTCCCCGAGCACTACGACGTCCTGCGGCGTCCGGGCCTGGACCCCGCCCGCCTCGACCTGTACGAGCTTGCGATGCGCCTGTCCCTCGTGGCGGGGCCGCTCCGGCTGCTCGACGGGGACTTCCCCGACCGGGAGGCGATGCTGGGCATCGCCGAGCACAACCTGGGGCGGGCGCTGGCCCTGCTGCCCTGA
- a CDS encoding RDD family protein: MSTGENSPDPGDPRSGTREQHPAPPPPRSHAEGRPTAAPGSAPEQREPGRHEVPVSRQGEAAPVPPPTGAAAVERRTTPGDVNVVWRRIAQYIIDSVISGIGAALAFAVALPLAAAPGPEGSLAQPWLATIAYTAFAVLAVAIFLAYWVLVPVMSVKGQTLGMMLMGIRVVRGDGTRVSATRHLVRVLLFIVDGILSGLVGLLVILGTERNQRVGDLVADTLVVRTRD; encoded by the coding sequence ATGAGTACGGGAGAGAACAGTCCGGACCCCGGCGATCCGCGCTCGGGAACCCGCGAACAGCACCCCGCGCCGCCCCCGCCCCGGTCCCACGCGGAGGGACGGCCGACGGCGGCCCCGGGGTCGGCCCCGGAGCAGCGTGAGCCCGGACGGCACGAGGTGCCTGTCAGCCGACAGGGCGAGGCGGCACCGGTCCCGCCGCCGACGGGGGCCGCGGCCGTCGAGCGCCGGACCACGCCCGGCGACGTCAACGTCGTCTGGCGGAGGATCGCGCAGTACATCATCGACTCCGTGATCTCCGGGATCGGTGCCGCGCTCGCCTTCGCGGTGGCCCTGCCGCTGGCGGCGGCGCCCGGGCCGGAGGGGTCCCTCGCCCAGCCGTGGCTGGCCACGATCGCCTACACGGCGTTCGCGGTCCTGGCCGTCGCCATCTTCCTCGCCTACTGGGTCCTGGTTCCCGTGATGAGCGTGAAGGGGCAGACGCTCGGGATGATGCTGATGGGGATCAGGGTCGTGCGCGGGGACGGCACCCGGGTGTCGGCGACGCGGCACCTTGTGCGGGTGCTCCTGTTCATCGTCGACGGCATCCTCTCCGGTCTGGTCGGGCTGCTGGTCATCCTGGGTACCGAGCGCAACCAGCGGGTGGGCGACCTGGTGGCGGACACGTTGGTGGTGCGGACGCGCGACTGA
- a CDS encoding enoyl-CoA hydratase/isomerase family protein gives MPTLERHDDVFFLDLGGGENRLHPDWLTEVDAALDEVEKAEGPRALVTAATGKIYSNGLDLDWLFAHPEEHPDYVARVQDLLARMLSLPVFTVAAVQGHAFAAGAMLSLAHDVRVMRADRGFWCLPEADINIPFTPGMSALIQARLAPQVAHVAMTTGRRYGGTDAAAAGIVDQAVPEDDVRPTAVEIAAAQAAKAAHPTLGTIKSRLYAPVLDLLRERG, from the coding sequence ATGCCGACCCTTGAACGTCACGACGACGTCTTCTTCCTCGACCTGGGCGGCGGAGAGAACCGCCTGCACCCCGACTGGCTCACCGAGGTCGACGCGGCCCTGGACGAGGTGGAGAAGGCCGAGGGCCCGCGCGCCCTCGTGACCGCCGCGACCGGCAAGATCTACTCCAACGGGCTGGACCTCGACTGGCTGTTCGCCCACCCTGAGGAGCACCCGGACTACGTCGCGAGGGTCCAGGACCTCCTGGCGCGGATGCTGTCCCTGCCGGTGTTCACCGTGGCGGCCGTCCAGGGGCACGCCTTCGCCGCGGGGGCGATGCTCTCCCTGGCCCACGACGTCCGCGTCATGCGCGCCGACCGCGGCTTCTGGTGCCTGCCCGAGGCCGACATCAACATCCCGTTCACGCCGGGGATGTCGGCGCTCATCCAGGCCCGGCTGGCCCCGCAGGTCGCGCACGTGGCGATGACCACCGGCCGCCGCTACGGCGGAACCGACGCGGCCGCCGCCGGGATCGTCGACCAGGCCGTGCCCGAGGACGACGTGCGCCCGACCGCGGTGGAGATCGCCGCCGCGCAGGCGGCCAAGGCGGCGCACCCGACCCTGGGGACCATCAAGTCCCGCCTGTACGCGCCGGTCCTGGACCTGCTGAGGGAACGCGGCTGA
- a CDS encoding BldC family transcriptional regulator — protein MPSNPEFSAYHGATVEDEDDLLTSPEVAALFRVDVKTVSRWAVQGRLPSFRTPGGHRRFPSGEVHALLARSHTPIRS, from the coding sequence GTGCCCTCGAACCCCGAGTTCTCCGCGTACCACGGCGCCACCGTCGAGGACGAGGACGACCTGCTGACGTCGCCGGAGGTGGCGGCCCTCTTCCGGGTCGACGTCAAGACCGTGTCCCGGTGGGCGGTCCAGGGCCGCCTGCCCAGCTTCCGCACCCCCGGCGGGCACCGCCGATTCCCCTCGGGCGAGGTGCACGCCCTGCTCGCCCGCAGCCACACCCCGATCCGGAGTTGA
- a CDS encoding ATP-binding protein — MDTRPALSVNISLTEARLGRPGSPGDLAPILPEGGRPVALELTVPGLPSQARAVRRYLHGLTADLPVPAAPAVWMGSELFANAVLHSRSGDPGGTVTVGVYEWPDRIRVRMVDDGPRPESVGGPHVRPLDLDEPGGLGLRVVSTEAARWGVDHPGDGRTGVWFDLDLPGPPRVIR; from the coding sequence GTGGACACTCGACCCGCCCTGTCCGTGAACATCAGCCTCACCGAGGCCAGACTCGGACGCCCGGGATCGCCCGGCGATCTCGCGCCGATCCTGCCCGAGGGCGGACGGCCGGTGGCCCTGGAACTGACCGTGCCGGGCCTGCCGTCCCAGGCCCGCGCGGTCCGCCGCTACCTGCACGGCCTCACCGCGGACCTGCCGGTGCCGGCGGCTCCGGCGGTGTGGATGGGCTCCGAGCTGTTCGCGAACGCCGTTCTGCACAGCCGGAGCGGCGACCCGGGCGGGACGGTCACCGTCGGCGTGTACGAGTGGCCCGACCGGATCCGGGTCCGGATGGTCGACGACGGTCCCCGTCCGGAGTCGGTCGGCGGTCCGCACGTGCGGCCGCTCGACCTGGACGAGCCGGGCGGCCTCGGCCTGCGCGTGGTGTCGACGGAGGCCGCGCGCTGGGGCGTGGACCACCCCGGTGACGGGCGCACCGGTGTGTGGTTCGACCTGGACCTCCCCGGCCCGCCGCGCGTCATCCGGTGA